The following are from one region of the Paenibacillus sp. KS-LC4 genome:
- a CDS encoding FAD-dependent oxidoreductase, with protein sequence MKVTVIGCTHAGTAAINQMIKLHPEAEITVFEKNDNISFLSCGIALHVGGVVKDPTKLFYASPEQLAVMGVQTHMQHEVLNVDTEAKTVTVRNLLTNETFANSYDKLVVTTGSWPIIPKLEGIELENIVLCKNYNHAQTIIEKAKYASRIAVIGAGYIGIELVEAFEQLGKQVTLIDNMDRILYKYLDQEYTDVIEADLVAHGIELALDQTVTGFKGTNGEVKQILTTKGEYEADLVIMCIGFRPNTELLKGQVDMLPNGAIIVDEYMRTSQPDVFAAGDSCAVMYNPTGQHAYIPLATNAVRMGTLIGKNLLQPRVKYLGTQGTSAIKLFDYNIASTGLTETAALAAEMNVKTVTIVENYRPEFMPTFEEVTLKIVYEADSERIVGAQILSKADLTQMMNTMSVCIQNRMTIDELGFVDFFFQPHYNKPWSLLNQAALQAAAPAPDEQVETQAQARMAAPDAVKTQAAPAAETI encoded by the coding sequence ATGAAGGTTACCGTTATTGGATGTACACATGCAGGAACTGCCGCTATAAATCAAATGATCAAGCTACACCCTGAGGCGGAAATTACCGTTTTCGAGAAAAATGACAACATTTCCTTCCTGTCGTGCGGCATCGCCCTTCATGTCGGCGGGGTCGTCAAAGATCCAACCAAGCTTTTCTACGCTTCGCCTGAGCAGCTCGCTGTCATGGGCGTTCAAACGCATATGCAGCATGAGGTACTGAACGTCGATACCGAAGCAAAAACCGTAACCGTCCGCAATCTGCTGACGAATGAAACGTTTGCCAACAGCTATGACAAGCTCGTCGTAACGACTGGCTCGTGGCCGATTATTCCGAAGCTTGAAGGCATAGAGCTTGAAAATATTGTTTTATGCAAAAACTACAATCACGCCCAAACGATTATTGAAAAAGCGAAATATGCAAGCCGCATTGCTGTCATCGGCGCGGGCTACATCGGCATCGAGCTGGTGGAAGCGTTCGAGCAGCTCGGCAAGCAGGTGACGCTGATTGATAATATGGATCGTATTTTGTATAAATATTTGGATCAGGAATACACCGACGTCATTGAAGCCGATCTCGTCGCCCATGGCATTGAGCTTGCGCTTGACCAGACCGTTACTGGCTTTAAAGGCACGAATGGAGAAGTGAAGCAGATTTTGACGACCAAAGGCGAATACGAGGCTGATCTTGTCATTATGTGCATCGGCTTCCGTCCTAATACGGAGCTGCTGAAGGGCCAAGTTGATATGCTGCCCAATGGCGCAATTATCGTCGACGAATACATGCGCACCAGCCAACCGGATGTATTCGCTGCCGGAGACAGCTGCGCCGTTATGTATAACCCAACTGGCCAGCACGCCTACATTCCGCTCGCAACGAATGCGGTTCGGATGGGAACGCTCATCGGCAAAAACCTGCTGCAGCCGCGCGTGAAATATTTAGGCACGCAAGGAACGTCGGCGATTAAGCTTTTTGACTACAATATTGCTTCGACAGGTCTAACTGAGACGGCTGCGCTTGCTGCCGAAATGAATGTGAAGACGGTCACCATTGTCGAAAACTATCGTCCTGAATTTATGCCAACGTTCGAAGAGGTCACGCTAAAAATCGTTTATGAAGCGGACAGCGAGCGTATCGTAGGTGCACAAATTTTATCGAAGGCCGATCTGACGCAAATGATGAATACGATGTCGGTATGCATTCAAAATCGCATGACGATTGATGAGCTTGGCTTCGTCGACTTCTTCTTCCAGCCGCATTACAATAAGCCGTGGAGCTTGCTTAACCAAGCAGCGCTTCAAGCGGCAGCGCCTGCCCCTGATGAGCAGGTGGAGACGCAAGCACAAGCAAGGATGGCTGCCCCTGATGCAGTAAAGACACAGGCTGCTCCGGCTGCCGAAACGATCTAA
- a CDS encoding response regulator transcription factor has protein sequence MRKEGCGLTQPVRILIVDDHHHAREGIRAILQAEPLFEVVGEGSSGLEALALTEQLMPDLILMDINMKEMDGLEATKEIKARYPYVKIVIITVSDDITHLFEALKKGAQGYLLKNLNPGAWREYLKAIALDEAPLSRELAQRILQEFALAGAGRQQEESPLTAREQEILRCVAQGAGNRDIASMLMISEHTVKNHLKNILQKLHLDNRVQLAKYAFEQGYLRD, from the coding sequence ATGAGAAAAGAGGGATGCGGCTTGACTCAGCCGGTTCGAATATTAATTGTGGACGACCATCATCATGCGCGCGAGGGTATTCGGGCGATTTTGCAGGCGGAGCCTTTGTTTGAGGTGGTCGGCGAGGGAAGCAGCGGGCTTGAAGCGCTTGCCCTTACGGAGCAGCTAATGCCGGATTTGATTTTGATGGATATTAATATGAAAGAGATGGACGGGCTAGAAGCGACGAAGGAAATCAAAGCCCGTTACCCTTATGTGAAAATCGTGATTATAACCGTATCGGATGATATAACGCATCTGTTTGAGGCGCTAAAGAAAGGTGCGCAAGGCTATTTGCTTAAAAATTTAAATCCCGGAGCCTGGCGCGAATATTTGAAGGCGATTGCGCTTGATGAAGCGCCTTTGTCGCGGGAGCTGGCGCAGCGCATTTTGCAGGAGTTTGCCCTTGCAGGAGCGGGCAGGCAGCAGGAGGAAAGTCCGCTCACGGCGCGGGAGCAGGAGATTTTGCGTTGTGTGGCACAGGGAGCGGGCAATCGGGATATTGCCAGCATGCTGATGATTTCCGAGCATACGGTGAAGAACCATCTCAAAAACATTTTGCAGAAGCTTCATTTGGACAATCGCGTACAGCTGGCGAAATATGCGTTCGAGCAAGGATATTTGCGGGACTAG